Below is a genomic region from Pseudomonas berkeleyensis.
GGATCGGCGGAGAGCCGGTTGGCCAGCAGGCAACCGGCCGGGCCGGCGCCGACGATCAGGTAGTCGTAACATTCCAGGGGCGGCTGCGCCATGAGCATCCTCGCAAGAGCAACGAATCGAAACCCTGAGACTAGCCGCCGAACAAGCCGCGCAGAATGATCTTTTGGTCTGATGCAACGGATGAATGCTCGCCCATCGACGGACGACACCTATGGTTAAGCAACTGCGCTCTGCGCTTTACTTGCCACGATTCCCGCCCGAGCCATTGCGATGCCACCAGCTTCACCGAGCAACACGCACAAGCCACTTCCCGCCGCTCAGCCACAGAACGGCTGGCTGCGCTGGCTACCCGGCCTGCTGATGCTCAGGCAGTACCAGCTGGCCTGGCTGCCCAAGGACATCGCCGCCGGCCTGGTGCTGACCACCATGCTGGTGCCGGTGGGAATCGCTTATGCCGAAGCGTCCGGCGTGCCCGGTATCTATGGCCTGTACGCGACCATCGTGCCTCTGCTGGCCTACGCGCTGTTCGGCCCGAGCCGCATCCTCGTACTCGGCCCGGACTCGGCGCTGGCAGCGCTGATTCTCGCCGTGGTGCTGCCGCTTTCCGGCGGCGACCCAATGCGCGCGGTGACCCTGGCCAGCATGATGGCGGTGGTTGCCGGGCTGACCTGCATAATCGCCGGTTTTCTGCGCCTGGGCTTCATTACCGAACTGCTGTCCAAGCCGATTCGCTACGGCTATATGAACGGTATCGCCCTGAGCGTACTGATCAGCCAGACCCCCAAGCTGTTCGGCTTTTCCATCGACAGCCAGGGCCCGCTCAGCGATATCCGTGCAATCGGCGCCGCACTGCTGGATGGCCAGGCCAACCTCTACAGCCTGGCAGTCGGCGCTGGCACGCTGACCTTGATCCTGTTGCTGAAACGCTTCAAACAGCTTCCCGGCATCCTTATCGCAGTGACGCTGGCGACGCTCGCGGTCGCTCTGCTGGATCTCGATGCTCACGGCGTTCAGGTTCTCGGTGAGCTGCCACAAGGTCTGCCGAGCTTCGTCCTGCCCTGGCTCAGCGGTGTCGATATCGCCAGTGTGGTGATTGGCGGCATCGCCATCGCCGTGGTCGCATTCGCCGATACCAGCGTACTGTCACGCACCTATGCGGCTCGCACCGGGCATCAGGTCGATCCCAATCAGGAGCTGGTCGGCCTCGGCGCCGCCAACCTGATTGGCGGCCTGTTTCAGGGTTTCCCCATCAGCAGCA
It encodes:
- a CDS encoding SulP family inorganic anion transporter, with protein sequence MPPASPSNTHKPLPAAQPQNGWLRWLPGLLMLRQYQLAWLPKDIAAGLVLTTMLVPVGIAYAEASGVPGIYGLYATIVPLLAYALFGPSRILVLGPDSALAALILAVVLPLSGGDPMRAVTLASMMAVVAGLTCIIAGFLRLGFITELLSKPIRYGYMNGIALSVLISQTPKLFGFSIDSQGPLSDIRAIGAALLDGQANLYSLAVGAGTLTLILLLKRFKQLPGILIAVTLATLAVALLDLDAHGVQVLGELPQGLPSFVLPWLSGVDIASVVIGGIAIAVVAFADTSVLSRTYAARTGHQVDPNQELVGLGAANLIGGLFQGFPISSSSSRTPVAEAAGAKTQIAGVVGALGVALLLVVAPNLMQYLPTSALAAVVIAAVIGLFVITDLQRIFRVQQWEFWLSMACFVGVVTFGVIPGIGIALVLAVIEFLWDAWRPYYAILGKVDGIRGFHDIERYPEAQQIPGLLLFRWDAPLFFANAELFQQCLLQAIAQSPTAVRRVVVAAEPVTSIDVTSADMLGELEKMLEDAGIELHFAEVKGPMMDKLRRFGLLNERQERHHQPTVSAAVDAYLNDHGGDAMPDKAWHAD